Proteins from a genomic interval of Schaalia odontolytica:
- a CDS encoding ABC transporter permease — MNNLLRLIGRRLVALPIMVVGVSFLVFFIMSLSPIDPAYSALGETATPEALEEYRAQHGLNDSFFVQYGRYLWNMLHGDLGTYGVGTSNHVSDLVAQALPVTLQLTFLGLLFAVLLSFPLGVLAALYRDRWPDQVIRVISVIGIGTPSFWLAALLVLGFVGTLPVSGPLPALTEDPGGWFLRMLLPSIALAVPVVGQMTRVVRTSMVEELDRDYVRTAIGGGIPKRVVVARNVLRNALITPVTVLGLRIGYLMGGAVVIEIIFSIDGMGKAVLLKGIQENWVTLVQGGALVVAIAFIVVNIIVDMLYLLINPRIRSV, encoded by the coding sequence GTGAATAACCTTCTGCGTCTCATCGGACGACGACTGGTGGCCCTGCCGATCATGGTGGTCGGCGTGTCCTTCCTCGTCTTCTTCATCATGTCGCTGTCTCCCATCGACCCGGCCTACTCGGCCCTCGGCGAGACCGCGACCCCCGAAGCCCTCGAAGAGTACCGGGCGCAGCACGGACTCAACGACTCCTTCTTCGTTCAATACGGCCGCTACCTGTGGAACATGCTCCACGGCGACCTCGGCACCTACGGTGTCGGAACTTCCAACCACGTCAGCGATCTGGTCGCGCAGGCCCTGCCCGTCACCCTTCAGCTGACCTTCCTGGGCCTGCTCTTCGCGGTCCTGCTCTCCTTCCCCCTCGGCGTCCTCGCCGCCCTGTACCGCGACCGCTGGCCCGACCAGGTCATCCGCGTCATCTCGGTCATCGGCATCGGTACCCCCTCCTTCTGGCTGGCAGCCCTGCTGGTCCTCGGGTTCGTCGGCACCCTGCCCGTTTCGGGCCCGCTGCCCGCACTCACCGAAGACCCCGGCGGATGGTTCCTGCGCATGCTCCTTCCCTCCATCGCTCTGGCGGTGCCCGTCGTCGGTCAGATGACCCGCGTCGTGCGTACGTCGATGGTCGAGGAACTGGACCGCGACTACGTGCGCACCGCCATCGGTGGGGGCATTCCGAAGCGAGTCGTCGTCGCGCGCAACGTCCTGCGTAACGCGCTCATCACCCCCGTCACCGTGCTCGGCCTGCGCATCGGCTACCTGATGGGCGGCGCGGTCGTCATCGAAATCATCTTCTCCATTGATGGAATGGGCAAGGCGGTCCTCCTCAAGGGCATCCAGGAGAACTGGGTGACCCTCGTTCAGGGCGGGGCGCTCGTCGTCGCCATCGCCTTCATCGTCGTCAACATCATCGTCGACATGCTCTACCTGCTCATCAATCCGCGAATTAGGTCGGTGTGA